The Drosophila innubila isolate TH190305 chromosome 3R unlocalized genomic scaffold, UK_Dinn_1.0 2_E_3R, whole genome shotgun sequence genome has a segment encoding these proteins:
- the LOC117790838 gene encoding helix-loop-helix protein 13 isoform X3 has translation MSRNQLPDSSSSPPISHIPYHSFDDDLINELPSCIYAGQHQSGVGGGGGGGAAGGISSGGSGLRLSSNNLRHIQQHYMQHNNENLLDSSTNTLVGLNSNNATPMMCNSPSASSSGGGGGGASGAGGQGPSSGPGPSNGSYGGAAAASYKIQRQQANVRERKRIQSSINSAFDELRVHVPTFPYEKRLSKIDTLRLAIAYISLLREVLQTDYDPLTYVEKCLRGEIKADRANWNTSDLTARLSWINWENLGVHPGRRTLLTSLALSSEPMCGAHCGMP, from the exons atgtcgCGAAATCAATTGCCAGACTCGTCTTCGTCCCCGCCCATAAG CCATATACCCTATCATAGCTTTGATGACGATCTGATCAATGAGCTGCCCTCCTGCATTTATGCGGGTCAACATCAGAGCGGTGTCGGTGGTGGCGGGGGCGGGGGTGCTGCTGGAGGCATCTCCTCTGGCGGCTCTGGGCTGCGTCTCAGCTCCAACAATTTACGACACATTCAGCAGCATTATATGCAGCACAATAAtg AAAATCTGCTGGACTCTTCCACTAATACGCTGGTGGGACTCAATTCCAATAACGCCACACCCATGATGTGCAATAGTCCAAGCGCCAGCAGcagtggtggtggcggtggtggagCATCTGGAGCTGGTGGACAAGGACCTAGTTCTGGACCAGGACCCAGTAATGGGAGCTATGgtggagcagctgctgccagcTACAAGATCCAGCGCCAACAAGCGAATGTGCGGGAAAGGAAACGCATCCAGAG CAGCATAAATTCCGCCTTTGATGAGCTACGGGTTCATGTACCCACGTTTCCATACGAGAAGCGTCTGAGCAAGATTGATACACTGCGTCTGGCCATCGCCTATATATCCCTGCTACGCGAGGTCCTGCAGACGGACTACGATCCCCTCACCTATGTGGAGAAGTGTCTGCGTGGTGAAATCAAAGCAGATCGCGCCAATTGGAATACAAGCGATTTAACTGCACGTCTCTCATGGATCAACTGGGAGAATCTGGGCGTACATCCAGGACGACGCACGTTGCTCACCTCCCTGGCGTTGTCCTCGGAACCAATGTGTGGAGCGCATTGTGGCATGCCATAA
- the LOC117790820 gene encoding organic cation transporter protein isoform X1, translating to MPKHQVAALTHDIHGMEIELEMEQELQLPLLSSKEQLQSKFPLCVMHDTAGKPSPIATPTQSPMASADPGPVPADDEDETDVIGDLMGHYGKWQLLMTVLLSLFQVPNTFHISSSVYQAANKEFWCQRPAHLQQLPVDVWRNLSDSNDNCHQRVGIDWSQLRNDTLPAQLEQQAAAAASAVTDDKGKLVACNSWEYATDDNVGNTWTSEWDLVCDKEHLKNVAEMFFLLGVATGGIISGYLSDKFGRKTMLFISAVLQTIFGLWLYFCSSFELYLTLRALLGLVSVSVTYSGLILAIEYVDGKWRTIAGMYNLFPLPISYMIISGLAYLTQDYQRLQLCIGLPGIFLCFLWFVVPESPRWLLVKGRIEEVKRIIEAAAIFNGRELPADYQLTPPTQESSSQDFTYLFRSSYLRRISICFLCIWFTMNLVYYGIILNMSSFGGNVYLNSALAGLVEIPAIAVAMYIITKVGKKWLFSATLFCAGVACCCAAITEGREDMLWLKITFLMMGKFTISAGNTIMPVYTAELYPTAIRNVGVGACNVAAGLALILTPYLSLLNKIDGHLLMSLLTAWSIFGGFVVLFLPETAVRKNATTAASRQNAAKQV from the exons atgccaaaacatCAAGTTGCTGCCTTAACCCATGACATTCATGGAATGGAAATTGAATTGGAAATGGAACAGGAGCTTCAATTGCCGCTGTTGTCGTCGAAGGAGCAGTTACAGTCGAAAT TTCCTTTGTGCGTCATGCACGACACAGCCGGCAAACCATCCCCCatagccacgcccacacagtCACCGATGGCGTCGGCAGATCCTGGTCCCGTACCAGCagatgatgaggatgagaCCGATGTGATTGGTGATCTGATGGGCCACtatggcaaatggcaactaCTGATGACGGTGCTGCTCTCACTGTTCCAGGTGCCAAACACCTTTCACATATCCTCATCCGTCTACCAGGCGGCCAACAAGGAGTTCTGGTGTCAGAGGCCGGCGCATTTACAACAACTACCCGTCGATGTTTGGCGCAATCTGAGTGATTCCAATGACAACTGCCATCAACGGGTGGGGATCGATTGGAGTCAGCTGAGAAATGATACGCTGCCAGCACAACTGGAG CAACAGGCGGCGGCAGCTGCTTCAGCTGTGACAGATGACAAAGGCAAACTGGTTGCATGCAACAGCTGGGAGTATGCCACTGATGACAATGTTGGTAACACTTGGACCTCCGAGTGGGATCTGGTGTGCGACAAGGAGCATTTAAAGAACGTTGCCGAAATGTTCTTTCTGCTGGGTGTTGCAACAGGTGGCATCATTTCGGGCTACCTCTCTGACAAATTTGGTCGCAAAACAATGCTCTTCATATCGGCAGTGCTGCAGACCATATTTG GTCTCTGGCTGTATTTCTGTAGTTCCTTTGAGCTATATTTAACCCTGCGAGCGCTTTTGGGACTTGTCTCCGTCTCGGTGACCTACTCGGGCCTCATATTGGCCATTGAGTATGTGGATGGCAAATGGCGGACCATAGCCGGAATGTACAATCTATTTCCGCTTCCCATCTCGTATATGATCATCTCTGGATTGGCCTATTTGACGCAGGATTATCAACGTCTGCAGCTGTGCATTGGGCTTCCCGGCatttttctctgttttctcTG GTTTGTGGTGCCGGAATCGCCGCGCTGGCTGCTGGTCAAGGGTCGCATTGAGGAAGTGAAACGCATCATTGAGGCGGCGGCCATTTTCAATGGACGAGAGTTGCCCGCAGATTATCAGCTGACGCCGCCAACGCAGGAGAGTAGCTCACAGGACTTTACATATCTGTTTAGATCCAGCTATTTAAGACGCATCTCTATCTGCTTCCTGTGCATTTGGTTCACCATGAATCTCGTCTACTATGGCATTATCTTGAACATGAGCTCATTTGGTGGCAATGTCTACTTAAATTCG GCGCTAGCTGGCCTAGTCGAAATACCTGCCATTGCGGTGGCCATGTACATTATCACCAAGGTGGGTAAGAAGTGGCTCTTCAGTGCCACATTGTTCTGTGCCGGCGTCGCCTGCTGCTGTGCCGCTATCACCGAAGGACGCGAGGATATGCTCTGGCTGAAGATCACATTCCTGATGATGGGCAAGTTTACAATTAGTGCCGGGAATACCATTATGCCCGTTTACACCGCGGAACTTTATCCCACGGCGATACGCAATGTGGGCGTGGGTGCCTGCAATGTGGCTGCAGGATTGGCGCTCATCCTGACGCCCTACTTGTCGCTTCTG AACAAAATCGACGGCCACCTGTTGATGTCGCTGTTAACCGCTTGGAGCATTTTTGGTGGATTCGTAGTTCTCTTTCTACCTGAGACGGCGGTGcgaaaaaatgcaacaacCGCAGCAAGTCGACAGAATGCAGCAAAGCAAGTGTAA
- the LOC117790838 gene encoding protein atonal homolog 1 isoform X1, translating to MSRNQLPDSSSSPPISHIPYHSFDDDLINELPSCIYAGQHQSGVGGGGGGGAAGGISSGGSGLRLSSNNLRHIQQHYMQHNNENLLDSSTNTLVGLNSNNATPMMCNSPSASSSGGGGGGASGAGGQGPSSGPGPSNGSYGGAAAASYKIQRQQANVRERKRIQRSAPTGYTKCSINSAFDELRVHVPTFPYEKRLSKIDTLRLAIAYISLLREVLQTDYDPLTYVEKCLRGEIKADRANWNTSDLTARLSWINWENLGVHPGRRTLLTSLALSSEPMCGAHCGMP from the exons atgtcgCGAAATCAATTGCCAGACTCGTCTTCGTCCCCGCCCATAAG CCATATACCCTATCATAGCTTTGATGACGATCTGATCAATGAGCTGCCCTCCTGCATTTATGCGGGTCAACATCAGAGCGGTGTCGGTGGTGGCGGGGGCGGGGGTGCTGCTGGAGGCATCTCCTCTGGCGGCTCTGGGCTGCGTCTCAGCTCCAACAATTTACGACACATTCAGCAGCATTATATGCAGCACAATAAtg AAAATCTGCTGGACTCTTCCACTAATACGCTGGTGGGACTCAATTCCAATAACGCCACACCCATGATGTGCAATAGTCCAAGCGCCAGCAGcagtggtggtggcggtggtggagCATCTGGAGCTGGTGGACAAGGACCTAGTTCTGGACCAGGACCCAGTAATGGGAGCTATGgtggagcagctgctgccagcTACAAGATCCAGCGCCAACAAGCGAATGTGCGGGAAAGGAAACGCATCCAGAGGTCCGCACCAACTGGGTACACTAAATG CAGCATAAATTCCGCCTTTGATGAGCTACGGGTTCATGTACCCACGTTTCCATACGAGAAGCGTCTGAGCAAGATTGATACACTGCGTCTGGCCATCGCCTATATATCCCTGCTACGCGAGGTCCTGCAGACGGACTACGATCCCCTCACCTATGTGGAGAAGTGTCTGCGTGGTGAAATCAAAGCAGATCGCGCCAATTGGAATACAAGCGATTTAACTGCACGTCTCTCATGGATCAACTGGGAGAATCTGGGCGTACATCCAGGACGACGCACGTTGCTCACCTCCCTGGCGTTGTCCTCGGAACCAATGTGTGGAGCGCATTGTGGCATGCCATAA
- the LOC117790820 gene encoding solute carrier family 22 member 13 isoform X3 — translation MPKHQVAALTHDIHGMEIELEMEQELQLPLLSSKEQLQSKFPLCVMHDTAGKPSPIATPTQSPMASADPGPVPADDEDETDVIGDLMGHYGKWQLLMTVLLSLFQVPNTFHISSSVYQAANKEFWCQRPAHLQQLPVDVWRNLSDSNDNCHQRVGIDWSQLRNDTLPAQLEQQAAAAASAVTDDKGKLVACNSWEYATDDNVGNTWTSEWDLVCDKEHLKNVAEMFFLLGVATGGIISGYLSDKFGRKTMLFISAVLQTIFGLWLYFCSSFELYLTLRALLGLVSVSVTYSGLILAIEYVDGKWRTIAGMYNLFPLPISYMIISGLAYLTQDYQRLQLCIGLPGIFLCFLWFVVPESPRWLLVKGRIEEVKRIIEAAAIFNGRELPADYQLTPPTQESSSQDFTYLFRSSYLRRISICFLCIWFTMNLVYYGIILNMSSFGGNVYLNSGTFSL, via the exons atgccaaaacatCAAGTTGCTGCCTTAACCCATGACATTCATGGAATGGAAATTGAATTGGAAATGGAACAGGAGCTTCAATTGCCGCTGTTGTCGTCGAAGGAGCAGTTACAGTCGAAAT TTCCTTTGTGCGTCATGCACGACACAGCCGGCAAACCATCCCCCatagccacgcccacacagtCACCGATGGCGTCGGCAGATCCTGGTCCCGTACCAGCagatgatgaggatgagaCCGATGTGATTGGTGATCTGATGGGCCACtatggcaaatggcaactaCTGATGACGGTGCTGCTCTCACTGTTCCAGGTGCCAAACACCTTTCACATATCCTCATCCGTCTACCAGGCGGCCAACAAGGAGTTCTGGTGTCAGAGGCCGGCGCATTTACAACAACTACCCGTCGATGTTTGGCGCAATCTGAGTGATTCCAATGACAACTGCCATCAACGGGTGGGGATCGATTGGAGTCAGCTGAGAAATGATACGCTGCCAGCACAACTGGAG CAACAGGCGGCGGCAGCTGCTTCAGCTGTGACAGATGACAAAGGCAAACTGGTTGCATGCAACAGCTGGGAGTATGCCACTGATGACAATGTTGGTAACACTTGGACCTCCGAGTGGGATCTGGTGTGCGACAAGGAGCATTTAAAGAACGTTGCCGAAATGTTCTTTCTGCTGGGTGTTGCAACAGGTGGCATCATTTCGGGCTACCTCTCTGACAAATTTGGTCGCAAAACAATGCTCTTCATATCGGCAGTGCTGCAGACCATATTTG GTCTCTGGCTGTATTTCTGTAGTTCCTTTGAGCTATATTTAACCCTGCGAGCGCTTTTGGGACTTGTCTCCGTCTCGGTGACCTACTCGGGCCTCATATTGGCCATTGAGTATGTGGATGGCAAATGGCGGACCATAGCCGGAATGTACAATCTATTTCCGCTTCCCATCTCGTATATGATCATCTCTGGATTGGCCTATTTGACGCAGGATTATCAACGTCTGCAGCTGTGCATTGGGCTTCCCGGCatttttctctgttttctcTG GTTTGTGGTGCCGGAATCGCCGCGCTGGCTGCTGGTCAAGGGTCGCATTGAGGAAGTGAAACGCATCATTGAGGCGGCGGCCATTTTCAATGGACGAGAGTTGCCCGCAGATTATCAGCTGACGCCGCCAACGCAGGAGAGTAGCTCACAGGACTTTACATATCTGTTTAGATCCAGCTATTTAAGACGCATCTCTATCTGCTTCCTGTGCATTTGGTTCACCATGAATCTCGTCTACTATGGCATTATCTTGAACATGAGCTCATTTGGTGGCAATGTCTACTTAAATTCG gGAACATTTTCGCTGTAA
- the LOC117790820 gene encoding organic cation transporter protein isoform X2, with protein sequence MHDTAGKPSPIATPTQSPMASADPGPVPADDEDETDVIGDLMGHYGKWQLLMTVLLSLFQVPNTFHISSSVYQAANKEFWCQRPAHLQQLPVDVWRNLSDSNDNCHQRVGIDWSQLRNDTLPAQLEQQAAAAASAVTDDKGKLVACNSWEYATDDNVGNTWTSEWDLVCDKEHLKNVAEMFFLLGVATGGIISGYLSDKFGRKTMLFISAVLQTIFGLWLYFCSSFELYLTLRALLGLVSVSVTYSGLILAIEYVDGKWRTIAGMYNLFPLPISYMIISGLAYLTQDYQRLQLCIGLPGIFLCFLWFVVPESPRWLLVKGRIEEVKRIIEAAAIFNGRELPADYQLTPPTQESSSQDFTYLFRSSYLRRISICFLCIWFTMNLVYYGIILNMSSFGGNVYLNSALAGLVEIPAIAVAMYIITKVGKKWLFSATLFCAGVACCCAAITEGREDMLWLKITFLMMGKFTISAGNTIMPVYTAELYPTAIRNVGVGACNVAAGLALILTPYLSLLNKIDGHLLMSLLTAWSIFGGFVVLFLPETAVRKNATTAASRQNAAKQV encoded by the exons ATGCACGACACAGCCGGCAAACCATCCCCCatagccacgcccacacagtCACCGATGGCGTCGGCAGATCCTGGTCCCGTACCAGCagatgatgaggatgagaCCGATGTGATTGGTGATCTGATGGGCCACtatggcaaatggcaactaCTGATGACGGTGCTGCTCTCACTGTTCCAGGTGCCAAACACCTTTCACATATCCTCATCCGTCTACCAGGCGGCCAACAAGGAGTTCTGGTGTCAGAGGCCGGCGCATTTACAACAACTACCCGTCGATGTTTGGCGCAATCTGAGTGATTCCAATGACAACTGCCATCAACGGGTGGGGATCGATTGGAGTCAGCTGAGAAATGATACGCTGCCAGCACAACTGGAG CAACAGGCGGCGGCAGCTGCTTCAGCTGTGACAGATGACAAAGGCAAACTGGTTGCATGCAACAGCTGGGAGTATGCCACTGATGACAATGTTGGTAACACTTGGACCTCCGAGTGGGATCTGGTGTGCGACAAGGAGCATTTAAAGAACGTTGCCGAAATGTTCTTTCTGCTGGGTGTTGCAACAGGTGGCATCATTTCGGGCTACCTCTCTGACAAATTTGGTCGCAAAACAATGCTCTTCATATCGGCAGTGCTGCAGACCATATTTG GTCTCTGGCTGTATTTCTGTAGTTCCTTTGAGCTATATTTAACCCTGCGAGCGCTTTTGGGACTTGTCTCCGTCTCGGTGACCTACTCGGGCCTCATATTGGCCATTGAGTATGTGGATGGCAAATGGCGGACCATAGCCGGAATGTACAATCTATTTCCGCTTCCCATCTCGTATATGATCATCTCTGGATTGGCCTATTTGACGCAGGATTATCAACGTCTGCAGCTGTGCATTGGGCTTCCCGGCatttttctctgttttctcTG GTTTGTGGTGCCGGAATCGCCGCGCTGGCTGCTGGTCAAGGGTCGCATTGAGGAAGTGAAACGCATCATTGAGGCGGCGGCCATTTTCAATGGACGAGAGTTGCCCGCAGATTATCAGCTGACGCCGCCAACGCAGGAGAGTAGCTCACAGGACTTTACATATCTGTTTAGATCCAGCTATTTAAGACGCATCTCTATCTGCTTCCTGTGCATTTGGTTCACCATGAATCTCGTCTACTATGGCATTATCTTGAACATGAGCTCATTTGGTGGCAATGTCTACTTAAATTCG GCGCTAGCTGGCCTAGTCGAAATACCTGCCATTGCGGTGGCCATGTACATTATCACCAAGGTGGGTAAGAAGTGGCTCTTCAGTGCCACATTGTTCTGTGCCGGCGTCGCCTGCTGCTGTGCCGCTATCACCGAAGGACGCGAGGATATGCTCTGGCTGAAGATCACATTCCTGATGATGGGCAAGTTTACAATTAGTGCCGGGAATACCATTATGCCCGTTTACACCGCGGAACTTTATCCCACGGCGATACGCAATGTGGGCGTGGGTGCCTGCAATGTGGCTGCAGGATTGGCGCTCATCCTGACGCCCTACTTGTCGCTTCTG AACAAAATCGACGGCCACCTGTTGATGTCGCTGTTAACCGCTTGGAGCATTTTTGGTGGATTCGTAGTTCTCTTTCTACCTGAGACGGCGGTGcgaaaaaatgcaacaacCGCAGCAAGTCGACAGAATGCAGCAAAGCAAGTGTAA
- the LOC117790838 gene encoding uncharacterized protein LOC117790838 isoform X2, whose translation MSRNQLPDSSSSPPISHIPYHSFDDDLINELPSCIYAGQHQSGVGGGGGGGAAGGISSGGSGLRLSSNNLRHIQQHYMQHNNENLLDSSTNTLVGLNSNNATPMMCNSPSASSSGGGGGGASGAGGQGPSSGPGPSNGSYGGAAAASYKIQRQQANVRERKRIQRSAPTGSINSAFDELRVHVPTFPYEKRLSKIDTLRLAIAYISLLREVLQTDYDPLTYVEKCLRGEIKADRANWNTSDLTARLSWINWENLGVHPGRRTLLTSLALSSEPMCGAHCGMP comes from the exons atgtcgCGAAATCAATTGCCAGACTCGTCTTCGTCCCCGCCCATAAG CCATATACCCTATCATAGCTTTGATGACGATCTGATCAATGAGCTGCCCTCCTGCATTTATGCGGGTCAACATCAGAGCGGTGTCGGTGGTGGCGGGGGCGGGGGTGCTGCTGGAGGCATCTCCTCTGGCGGCTCTGGGCTGCGTCTCAGCTCCAACAATTTACGACACATTCAGCAGCATTATATGCAGCACAATAAtg AAAATCTGCTGGACTCTTCCACTAATACGCTGGTGGGACTCAATTCCAATAACGCCACACCCATGATGTGCAATAGTCCAAGCGCCAGCAGcagtggtggtggcggtggtggagCATCTGGAGCTGGTGGACAAGGACCTAGTTCTGGACCAGGACCCAGTAATGGGAGCTATGgtggagcagctgctgccagcTACAAGATCCAGCGCCAACAAGCGAATGTGCGGGAAAGGAAACGCATCCAGAGGTCCGCACCAACTGG CAGCATAAATTCCGCCTTTGATGAGCTACGGGTTCATGTACCCACGTTTCCATACGAGAAGCGTCTGAGCAAGATTGATACACTGCGTCTGGCCATCGCCTATATATCCCTGCTACGCGAGGTCCTGCAGACGGACTACGATCCCCTCACCTATGTGGAGAAGTGTCTGCGTGGTGAAATCAAAGCAGATCGCGCCAATTGGAATACAAGCGATTTAACTGCACGTCTCTCATGGATCAACTGGGAGAATCTGGGCGTACATCCAGGACGACGCACGTTGCTCACCTCCCTGGCGTTGTCCTCGGAACCAATGTGTGGAGCGCATTGTGGCATGCCATAA